From a single Solanum dulcamara chromosome 4, daSolDulc1.2, whole genome shotgun sequence genomic region:
- the LOC129885692 gene encoding transcription factor GTE7-like — MASAVLASRNESSWAQSGGAGGGFMGKTPYSHTQLNPNPKKKQKQFHQTSNGRHIDDSPAVTQTASDDAYSFNQRPIESTTNVDGLNLGGYMTYNVVSYNKSELHELRSRLVAELEQIRNLKDRIESGQFSTTNPRSQGKSKKLSGNKRPTPSGSSKDPKKLPNGVENRNSGNPGGGGGVKAIGMESMMKDCRQILAKLMKHKRGWIFNTPVDAEALGLHDYHQIIKRPMDLGTVKSNLAKNFYPTPFEFAADIRLTFNNALLYNPKTDEVHGLAEQLLGRFEDMFRPLQDKLNKLDGGRRDFHPVEELQGSSWNHIPTPERVKKPKATPASHISMKQERMQNHSSASTPSLPVPPPNQPVRKQSPSSTPSPVRAPPAKPQSAAKAPPMGKQPKPRAKDPNKREMNMEEKHKLGVGLQSLPQEKMPQLVQIIRKRNEHLAQDGDEIELDIEALDTETLWELDRFVTNWKKMVSKTKRQALMMNNLGPPSASAAASAATTSVAEADGPTTSEKNDSFKKPRKGDVGDEDVEIEDDEPATHFPPVEIEKDEGGGRDQDNGGGSSSSSSSSSSSSGSSSSSDSDSGSSSGSDSDADDAHS, encoded by the exons ATGGCATCCGCCGTCTTAGCTAGCCGGAATGAATCTAGCTGGGCTCAGTCTGGTGGTGCCGGTGGTGGATTCATGGGGAAAACCCCTTATTCTCATACGCAACTGAACCCTAACCCTAAGAAGAAGCAAAAGCAATTCCATCAAACATCGAATGGTCGTCACATCGATGATTCGCCGGCCGTGACGCAAACAGCGTCCGATGATGCATATTCGTTCAATCAACGGCCGATTGAATCAACAACCAACGTTGACGGACTCAATCTCGGAGGATATATGACCTACAACGTCGTCTCTTACAACAAAAGCGAGCTCCATGAGCTACGGAGTCGGTTGGTGGCGGAGCTCGAACAGATCCGAAATCTTAAGGATCGTATCGAATCCGGTCAATTCAGCACCACCAACCCCAGATCTCAAGGCAAATCGAAGAAACTATCTGGAAATAAACGGCCCACCCCTTCCGGATCCAGTAAAGATCCGAAAAAGCTACCAAATGGAGTTGAAAATAGAAATTCTGGTAAtcctggtggtggtggtggtgttaAGGCCATCGGAATGGAAAGTATGATGAAGGATTGTAGACAGATTTTGGCAAAGCTGATGAAGCATAAAAGAGGGTGGATTTTCAATACCCCTGTTGATGCTGAAGCCTTGGGTCTTCATGATTACCACCAGATTATTAAGCGACCCATGGATTTGGGGACGGTTAAATCTAATTTGGCTAAGAATTTTTACCCTACCCCTTTTGAATTTGCTGCTGATATAAGGCTTACTTTCAATAATGCCTTGTTGTATAACCCTAAAACAGATGAAGTTCATGGCTTAGCTGAGCAGCTTCTTGGACGATTTGAGGACATGTTTAGGCCGCTTCAGGATAAATTGAATAAGCTTGATGGCGGCAGGAGGGATTTTCATCCTGTAGAAGAGTTGCAGGGGAGTTCTTGGAATCACATTCCTACTCCCGAGAGAGTGAAGAAACCCAAGGCTACTCCAGCCTCTCACATTTCAATGAAGCAAGAGCGGATGCAAAATCATTCTAGTGCCTCAACACCCTCTTTGCCGGTGCCACCACCCAATCAACCTGTCCGGAAGCAGTCCCCGTCGTCAACTCCTTCCCCAGTGAGGGCACCACCGGCAAAGCCTCAATCAGCTGCTAAAGCTCCTCCTATGGGAAAGCAACCTAAGCCGAGGGCGAAGGAtccaaataaaagagagatgAATATGGAGGAAAAGCATAAATTAGGAGTTGGACTGCAAAGTTTGCCACAAGAAAAGATGCCACAGTTGGTGCAGATTATAAGGAAGAGGAATGAACATTTAGCCCAAGATGGTGACGAGATTGAGCTCGACATTGAGGCCCTTGACACTGAGACTCTATGGGAGCTTGATCGGTTTGTGACCAATTGGAAGAAGATGGTGAGCAAAACTAAGAGGCAGGCATTGATGATGAACAATTTGGGACCACCATCCGCCAGTGCTGCAGCTTCTGCTGCAACTACATCCGTTGCGGAAGCAGATGGG CCTACTACAAGCGAGAAAAATGACTCCTTCAAAAAGCCCAGAAAGGGCGATGTTGGAGATGAGGATGTAGAGATAGAGGATGATGAACCAGCTACCCATTTTCCTCCCGTGGAAATTGAGAAGGATGAAGGTGGTGGTCGGGATCAAGATAATGGCGGTGGTAGTAGTAGCTCTAGTAGTTCTAGCAGCTCCAGCAGTGGTTCCTCCTCTTCTAGTG ATTCTGATTCaggaagttcatctggaagtGACTCTGATGCTGATGATGCACACTCTTGA
- the LOC129885691 gene encoding uncharacterized protein LOC129885691, giving the protein MEYSYTSYPESGDSSPRSREIDFENTAAWEDPNQIPNYKVKFMCSYGGKIHPRPHDNQLAYIGGETKILSVDRNTKFPVLISKLAAICDTDTVSFKYQLPGEDLDALISVTNDDDLEHMMHEYDRLYRASPKPARLRLFLFTANPPATVGSGVSQSRSFGSEDSKSEKDRFVDALNSGPIHASPTAGAVPQQVGNADFLFGSEKGMVPQHVKLRDPNAEQVVKDPEVPVHGVDDRMMGTDPIQKHIQDLQRLHLEEQQNMYRRKSDDNLAAGFPGGDYYVQRVPEKVPSPTVPGTLPAPVGYWQEKQVPGGVLPANSHGMEQPVYMIHQAAAGAYHPHQHQHQNQHPQFVRPMAGPPGQGYYAVQRMPQEPYRDQPVYNVMPSLPQAVPTVAAAPPTLQSQGQPKVAGYSEGYGMVRPGTTMGVGVADAGGYTQMAYDGGVGRQMYYPPQGGVMAPPQPQYHAMPPQAVSSDMRTQEAAKVVPVKPTQTSV; this is encoded by the coding sequence ATGGAGTATTCCTACACCTCTTACCCTGAATCCGGCGATTCATCTCCCCGTTCCCGTGAAATCGATTTCGAAAATACTGCCGCATGGGAAGATCCGAATCAAATCCCTAATTACAAGGTCAAATTCATGTGTAGTTATGGTGGTAAGATTCATCCGAGGCCTCATGATAACCAGCTTGCTTACATCGGCGGAGAAACAAAAATACTCTCTGTTGATCGGAATACTAAGTTTCCTGTCCTCATTTCTAAGCTTGCTGCTATTTGTGATACTGATACTGTTTCCTTTAAGTATCAGCTTCCAGGTGAGGACCTTGATGCCTTGATTTCTGTTACTAATGATGATGATCTAGAACACATGATGCATGAGTATGATCGTCTTTATAGAGCTTCGCCTAAACCAGCTAGGCTTAGGTTGTTTTTGTTTACGGCGAATCCGCCGGCGACGGTTGGCAGTGGGGTGTCGCAGAGCCGGAGTTTTGGTTCGGAGGATTCGAAATCGGAGAAGGATAGGTTTGTGGATGCGTTGAATTCTGGTCCGATTCATGCGTCTCCGACTGCGGGGGCTGTTCCACAGCAGGTTGGAAACGCGGATTTTCTGTTTGGTTCAGAGAAGGGGATGGTACCGCAACATGTGAAATTGAGAGATCCGAACGCTGAGCAAGTTGTTAAAGATCCGGAGGTGCCGGTTCATGGAGTGGATGATAGGATGATGGGGACTGATCCGATCCAGAAACACATTCAGGATCTGCAGAGATTGCATCTAGAAGAGCAACAAAATATGTATCGTCGGAAAAGCGACGATAATCTGGCAGCGGGTTTCCCCGGAGGTGACTATTACGTTCAGAGGGTACCGGAGAAAGTACCTTCTCCAACCGTGCCAGGAACATTACCTGCACCGGTAGGCTATTGGCAGGAAAAACAAGTCCCCGGAGGTGTACTGCCGGCGAACAGTCACGGTATGGAACAACCAGTTTACATGATTCATCAAGCAGCCGCCGGAGCATATCACCCACACCAGCACCAGCACCAGAACCAGCACCCGCAATTTGTCAGGCCAATGGCCGGACCGCCGGGTCAAGGGTACTACGCCGTTCAGAGGATGCCACAGGAGCCCTACAGGGATCAGCCAGTTTACAATGTCATGCCTAGTTTACCACAAGCAGTGCCGACAGTTGCAGCAGCACCACCAACTTTGCAATCTCAGGGACAGCCGAAGGTGGCTGGTTATTCAGAAGGATATGGCATGGTAAGACCCGGGACTACCATGGGAGTTGGAGTAGCAGATGCAGGTGGATATACACAGATGGCGTACGATGGTGGAGTAGGGAGGCAGATGTACTATCCTCCGCAAGGTGGCGTGATGGCGCCACCACAACCGCAATACCACGCAATGCCGCCGCAAGCAGTTAGCTCCGATATGAGAACTCAAGAAGCTGCTAAAGTGGTTCCTGTCAAACCTACGCAAACATCAGTGTGA